Below is a genomic region from Candidatus Latescibacterota bacterium.
GCTGATATAGATAAGCTCATAGGCGAGATCGGTGACTATGATATGGTTGTGGGTGCCAGAGGAAAGTCTAAAGGTGTGCGGGCCCCAGGCAAAAAAATACTGTCGTTAGTCGCGAATTATCTCAGTGGTATGGACATTCCGGATCTGAACTCGGGCTTTCGGGCTTTCAGAAAAGAGACGATATTCCAGTTCCTTCACATCTGTCCAAACGGCTTTTCTTTCACTACAACAATCACGCTGGCCTATCTGAGGTCGGCATACAGCGTGAAATATTTACCAATACCAGCTGAAGTAAGAGTCGGGCGGGCGAGCAATGTAAGTTTCTTCAAAGATGGTTACAAGACATTTCTTCTCATCATAAGGGTCATAGTCCTGTTTAATCCGCTCAAGGTCTTTGTCCCGGTATCTATAATGATAATGGTGGTAGGTATCCTGTTCACTATCTATGGTATTCTGCGGTTCGGACGAGCGCCAAATATGGGAGTCCTGACCATACTGACCAGTGTGCTTCTATTTTTCATGGGCATAATGGCAGACCAGATCTCCGCACTGAGAAGAGAGAGTCGGCTTGACTGACCACGCGGGTTACTGAGATGGAATTTCCACAAAAGAAAATCTTGAGAACGGTGTTTCAGATCGCGGGGATAGCCCTGTTCATCGTTATTCTGTCAAAGGTAGATCTTAGGTCTGTTAGAGATTCTTTTTCCGATTTGAGTATCATCCATATGGCTGGGACGGTTCTGATCCTGCTGTCCTTTACCTTGGTCAAGGCTATGAGATGGAGAACCATTGTAAAAATGCAGGGAGGGGAAGTAACACCTGTACGTGCATTCGCGATATACTCATCTGCTCTGTACATGGGATTTCTTACACCCGGTCGCCTGGGTGATTTTATCAAGAGCATCTATCTGATGCGGAGTGGGATGTCAGTCGGCAAAGCTGTATACAGCTCAGTGGCTGACAGATTGTTTGATCTGGGTTTTCTTGCAGTAATAGGATTCGCAAGTCTTGTGTCATTCCCCGGCATCTTTAATAACCAGATCATCTTCAGTGGCGTCTTGCTGGTATCGGTAGCCGCTGTCTTTGTGGTTCTTTTCTGGCGCCGAGACCTTTTGAAAAGGATTGCCGGGAAATTTCTCTCCGGAGCTCCGAAAGGGTCTTTCAGGGGGAATATTGACAAAATAATAGAAGAGACTGTAGGCGAATTT
It encodes:
- a CDS encoding flippase-like domain-containing protein, coding for MRTVFQIAGIALFIVILSKVDLRSVRDSFSDLSIIHMAGTVLILLSFTLVKAMRWRTIVKMQGGEVTPVRAFAIYSSALYMGFLTPGRLGDFIKSIYLMRSGMSVGKAVYSSVADRLFDLGFLAVIGFASLVSFPGIFNNQIIFSGVLLVSVAAVFVVLFWRRDLLKRIAGKFLSGAPKGSFRGNIDKIIEETVGEFSTLKPSGLAQVILLSAIAWVLHFGVFILLADGIGTGASVHVLIVSVAVAIFTALIPVSLSGLGTRELVLVMVFSRVGLSKEAAVTFSLSFILVYLIQGVTGLVCWLVAPLEKKMEDVKDE